One uncultured Alphaproteobacteria bacterium genomic region harbors:
- a CDS encoding conserved hypothetical protein (Evidence 4 : Homologs of previously reported genes of unknown function): MMELVAVPSDLPGGLEAPVSEHFGHCEAFTLVALAEGRVASVAVLPNAGHGDCSGPVQLLAERGVTRVVAAGIGANPLAAFAAAGIPVSGVSGAVAVGDAIAGVIAGEIRPLGSTCTCGGH; encoded by the coding sequence ATGATGGAACTGGTGGCGGTGCCTTCGGACCTGCCCGGCGGACTGGAAGCGCCGGTGTCGGAGCACTTCGGGCACTGCGAGGCGTTCACGCTGGTGGCCCTCGCCGAGGGTCGGGTCGCGAGCGTCGCGGTGTTGCCCAATGCCGGTCACGGCGACTGTTCCGGTCCGGTCCAACTGCTGGCCGAGCGCGGCGTCACCCGCGTCGTCGCTGCCGGGATTGGCGCCAATCCGCTGGCGGCGTTCGCCGCGGCGGGGATCCCGGTGTCGGGGGTTTCCGGCGCGGTGGCGGTCGGCGACGCGATCGCGGGCGTGATCGCCGGCGAGATCCGCCCGCTCGGATCCACCTGTACCTGCGGCGGACACTGA
- a CDS encoding conserved hypothetical protein (Evidence 4 : Homologs of previously reported genes of unknown function), whose translation MAMIHSLDSRLAPYGLIVLGGFPVEAGDPPLPSGAPARFGALIGNAGPAMWRAFAAARRDEPHPLNAWNRRVVDPVAADLGATAVYPFDEPFLPFHRWAGRTGTIFASPMTPAIHPVYGTWFGLRGALFSAEPLADMPPPVAHPCESCVEKPCLDVCPADAIRTKDGGRCLDHLERHPESDCVAHACRARRACPVGREFAYRPDQARFHMEAFVRDFGDVMRKWRASTAGKSLDST comes from the coding sequence ATGGCTATGATCCATTCCCTCGATTCCCGGCTCGCGCCGTATGGGCTGATCGTCCTCGGCGGCTTCCCCGTCGAAGCCGGCGACCCGCCCTTGCCCTCGGGCGCACCGGCGCGGTTCGGCGCGCTGATCGGCAATGCCGGCCCGGCGATGTGGCGGGCGTTCGCCGCCGCGCGGCGGGACGAACCGCACCCGCTCAACGCCTGGAACCGGCGCGTCGTCGATCCGGTCGCCGCGGACCTGGGCGCGACCGCCGTCTATCCGTTCGACGAACCGTTCCTGCCCTTCCACCGGTGGGCCGGGCGCACCGGCACGATCTTCGCCTCGCCGATGACGCCCGCGATCCACCCGGTCTACGGCACCTGGTTCGGCCTGCGCGGCGCGCTGTTCTCGGCGGAACCGCTGGCGGACATGCCGCCGCCCGTCGCCCATCCCTGCGAAAGCTGCGTCGAGAAGCCCTGCCTCGACGTCTGCCCCGCCGACGCGATCCGCACCAAGGACGGCGGACGCTGCCTCGACCACCTCGAACGTCACCCCGAAAGCGACTGCGTCGCCCACGCCTGCCGCGCCCGCCGCGCCTGCCCGGTGGGGCGCGAATTCGCCTACCGTCCGGACCAGGCGCGCTTCCACATGGAGGCGTTCGTGCGCGATTTCGGCGACGTGATGCGCAAATGGCGGGCGTCCACTGCGGGAAAGTCTCTGGACTCCACCTGA
- a CDS encoding Thioesterase superfamily protein, translating into MDAAALAHRFGHSRCVACGDHNPRSLRLSFVADVDGGVRGFFAARAEFEGYDGILHGGTIATLLDAAMTHCLFHEGVAGLTADLRVRYVAPVPVDAVVELVARPLAARPPLYRVRADLLLGDRIAAWAEGKFLPKPE; encoded by the coding sequence ATGGACGCCGCCGCACTCGCGCACCGCTTCGGGCATTCCCGTTGCGTCGCGTGCGGCGACCACAATCCCCGCTCGCTCCGGCTGTCGTTCGTCGCCGACGTCGACGGCGGGGTGCGGGGATTCTTCGCCGCCCGCGCCGAGTTCGAGGGCTACGACGGCATCCTCCACGGCGGCACCATCGCGACCCTGCTCGACGCGGCGATGACCCACTGCCTGTTCCACGAGGGCGTCGCCGGGCTCACCGCCGATCTTCGCGTCCGCTACGTCGCGCCGGTGCCGGTCGACGCGGTCGTCGAACTCGTGGCCCGTCCGTTGGCGGCGCGCCCGCCGCTCTACCGCGTACGCGCCGACCTCCTCCTCGGCGACCGCATCGCCGCCTGGGCGGAGGGCAAGTTCCTGCCCAAGCCGGAGTGA
- a CDS encoding hypothetical protein (Evidence 5 : No homology to any previously reported sequences): MESNGIKSATIRPQDLGQPRPQVRRVSPGADRAASDSAPETGTRRRVADPENLVSANGRVYDRTAPRGTYLNLLV, translated from the coding sequence ATGGAGAGCAACGGCATCAAATCCGCGACGATCCGCCCGCAGGACCTCGGTCAGCCCCGGCCGCAGGTGCGCCGGGTTTCGCCGGGCGCCGACCGTGCCGCCTCCGACTCCGCGCCCGAGACCGGCACGCGCCGCCGCGTCGCCGACCCGGAGAATCTCGTCTCCGCCAACGGCCGGGTCTACGACCGGACCGCGCCGCGCGGCACCTACCTCAATCTTCTCGTCTGA
- a CDS encoding hypothetical protein (Evidence 5 : No homology to any previously reported sequences), whose translation MDALTAVYANQAMLQQTLSIAAMKQSAELGQSAVQLLEQASPPATDAPSVPAGSTGQVVDLLA comes from the coding sequence ATGGACGCGCTGACCGCAGTTTACGCCAATCAGGCGATGCTGCAGCAGACCCTGAGCATCGCGGCGATGAAGCAGTCCGCCGAGCTCGGGCAGAGTGCGGTGCAACTTCTCGAGCAGGCGTCGCCGCCCGCCACCGACGCGCCGTCGGTGCCCGCGGGCTCCACCGGGCAGGTCGTGGATCTTCTCGCCTGA
- the secA gene encoding preprotein translocase subunit, ATPase (Evidence 2a : Function of homologous gene experimentally demonstrated in an other organism; PubMedId : 12403785, 2542029, 2824434, 2841285, 9644254, 9705302, 9829959; Product type t : transporter) translates to MFGGIARRVFGSANDRIVKNLRKTVAAINALEPSIVDLSDDDLRGRTQVFRDRIAGGESLDSLLPEAFATVREAAKRTLGQRHFDVQLMGGMVLHQGKITEMKTGEGKTLVATLPVYLNALSGKGVHVVTVNDYLAKRDAAWMGRVYEFLGLSVGTIVHGLSDEERRAAYGADVTYGTNNEFGFDYLRDNMKFSLEEMVQRPFNFAIVDEVDSILIDEARTPLIISGPAEDSSEMYKLADTVIPQLGAEDFEKDEKQRAVTLTDAGVEHVEEILRGMNVIPEGASLYDIGQVSLVHHVNQALRAHKLFSRDTDYIVKDNQVVIIDEFTGRMMEGRRYSEGLHQALEAKEKVKIQQENQTLASVTFQNYFRLYPKLAGMTGTAQTEAVEFETIYKLQVVEIPTNVAVSRKDHDDEVYRTAREKFDAIIALIEDCHDRGQPILVGTTSIEKSEMLAQMLRKKGKVKPQVLNARYHEQEAAIIAEAGVPGAVTIATNMAGRGTDIQLGGNVEMRIANELAEVADPAERARREAEIRAEVADRAAQAKTAGGLYVVGTERHESRRIDNQLRGRSGRQGDPGASKFFLSLEDDLMRIFGSERMDGMLQKLGLEEGEAITHPWINKALEKAQQKVEVRNFEIRKNLLRFDDVMNDQRKAIYGQRKELMIAEDVAELVADTRHEVLEDVVAARIPERVMPEHWDTEGLAEDVRRITGLDLPVADWAAEEGIADKEIFERILDAADRLMAEKAANYGPGLMRMVEKSLVLQILDQTWKEHLLSLDHLRQGIGLRAYGQRDPLNEYKQEAFDMFQRMLALYRERVTTMLCRIELRQPEAEPAPQTAPLPPRPAEPEIDPNDPSTWTRVQRNAPCPCGSGKKYKHCHGKV, encoded by the coding sequence ATGTTCGGTGGGATTGCACGGCGCGTGTTCGGCAGCGCCAATGATCGGATCGTCAAGAACCTTCGCAAGACGGTCGCGGCGATCAATGCGCTCGAACCGAGCATCGTCGACCTCTCCGACGACGACCTCCGCGGACGTACCCAGGTATTCCGCGACCGCATCGCCGGCGGCGAATCGCTCGACTCGCTCCTGCCGGAGGCCTTCGCCACGGTGCGCGAGGCGGCCAAGCGGACCCTCGGCCAGCGCCACTTCGACGTGCAGCTGATGGGCGGCATGGTGCTGCACCAGGGCAAGATCACCGAGATGAAGACCGGCGAAGGCAAGACCCTCGTCGCCACCCTGCCGGTGTACCTCAACGCGCTGTCGGGCAAGGGCGTGCACGTCGTCACCGTCAACGACTACCTCGCCAAGCGCGACGCCGCGTGGATGGGCCGGGTGTACGAGTTCCTGGGCCTCAGCGTCGGCACCATCGTTCACGGACTGTCCGACGAGGAGCGCCGCGCCGCCTACGGCGCCGACGTCACCTACGGCACCAACAACGAGTTCGGCTTCGACTACCTCCGCGACAACATGAAGTTCAGCCTGGAGGAAATGGTCCAGCGGCCGTTCAACTTCGCGATCGTCGACGAAGTGGACTCGATCCTCATCGACGAGGCGCGCACGCCGCTGATCATCTCCGGCCCCGCCGAGGATTCCTCGGAGATGTACAAGCTCGCCGACACCGTGATCCCGCAGCTCGGCGCGGAGGATTTCGAGAAGGACGAGAAGCAGCGCGCGGTCACCCTCACCGACGCGGGCGTCGAGCACGTCGAGGAAATCCTGCGCGGGATGAACGTGATCCCCGAGGGCGCGAGCCTCTACGACATCGGCCAGGTGTCGCTGGTCCACCACGTCAACCAGGCGCTCCGGGCGCACAAGCTCTTCAGCCGCGATACCGACTACATCGTCAAGGACAATCAGGTCGTCATCATCGACGAGTTCACCGGCCGGATGATGGAGGGCCGCCGCTATTCCGAAGGTCTGCACCAGGCGCTCGAAGCCAAGGAAAAGGTGAAGATCCAGCAGGAGAACCAGACCCTCGCGTCGGTGACCTTCCAGAACTACTTCCGCCTCTATCCGAAGCTCGCGGGCATGACCGGCACCGCCCAGACCGAGGCGGTCGAGTTCGAGACCATCTACAAGCTCCAGGTGGTCGAGATTCCCACCAACGTGGCGGTGTCGCGCAAGGATCACGACGACGAGGTCTACCGCACCGCGCGCGAGAAGTTCGACGCGATCATCGCGCTGATCGAGGACTGCCACGACCGGGGCCAGCCGATCCTGGTCGGCACCACCTCGATCGAGAAGTCCGAGATGCTGGCGCAGATGCTGCGCAAGAAGGGCAAGGTCAAGCCGCAGGTGCTGAACGCCCGGTATCACGAGCAGGAAGCCGCGATCATCGCCGAGGCGGGCGTGCCCGGCGCGGTCACCATCGCCACCAACATGGCGGGCCGCGGCACCGACATTCAGCTCGGCGGCAACGTCGAGATGCGCATCGCCAACGAACTCGCCGAGGTGGCCGATCCCGCCGAGCGCGCCCGCCGCGAGGCGGAGATCCGCGCCGAGGTGGCCGACCGCGCGGCGCAGGCGAAGACCGCGGGCGGCCTTTACGTGGTCGGCACCGAGCGTCACGAGAGCCGCCGCATCGACAACCAGTTGCGCGGGCGCTCCGGTCGCCAGGGCGATCCGGGCGCGTCGAAGTTCTTCCTGTCGCTCGAAGACGATCTGATGCGCATCTTCGGCTCCGAGCGCATGGACGGCATGCTGCAGAAGCTCGGCCTCGAAGAGGGCGAGGCGATCACCCATCCGTGGATCAACAAGGCCCTCGAAAAGGCGCAGCAGAAGGTCGAGGTGCGCAACTTCGAGATCCGCAAGAACCTGCTGCGCTTCGACGACGTGATGAACGACCAGCGCAAGGCGATCTACGGCCAGCGCAAGGAGCTGATGATCGCCGAGGACGTCGCCGAACTCGTCGCCGACACCCGCCACGAGGTGCTGGAGGACGTGGTCGCCGCGCGCATCCCCGAGCGGGTGATGCCCGAGCATTGGGACACCGAGGGCCTCGCCGAGGACGTGCGCCGCATCACCGGGCTCGACCTGCCGGTCGCCGACTGGGCCGCCGAGGAAGGCATCGCCGACAAGGAGATCTTCGAGCGCATCCTCGACGCCGCCGACCGCCTGATGGCAGAGAAGGCCGCCAACTACGGCCCCGGCCTGATGCGGATGGTCGAGAAGTCGCTGGTGCTGCAGATCCTCGACCAGACCTGGAAGGAGCATCTCCTCTCCCTCGACCACCTGCGCCAGGGCATCGGCCTGCGCGCCTACGGTCAGCGCGACCCGCTGAACGAGTACAAGCAGGAAGCGTTCGACATGTTCCAGCGGATGCTGGCGCTCTATCGCGAGCGGGTGACGACGATGCTCTGCCGCATCGAGCTGCGTCAGCCCGAGGCGGAGCCCGCGCCGCAGACGGCGCCCCTGCCGCCACGCCCGGCGGAGCCGGAAATCGACCCCAACGACCCCTCCACCTGGACCCGCGTGCAGCGCAACGCGCCCTGCCCCTGCGGCTCGGGCAAGAAATACAAGCACTGCCACGGCAAGGTGTGA
- the mtaB gene encoding Threonylcarbamoyladenosine tRNA methylthiotransferase MtaB yields MTDAVRVVTFGCRMNAYESELMKGHAEQAGLTDAILVNTCAVTAEAERQVRQTIRKLHRESPEAKIIVTGCAAQLAPEKYAEMDGVARVLGNREKLTREGYAADAAGPIHVTDIMTARETSSHMIEGFDGRARAFVQVQQGCDHRCTFCIIPFARGPNRSQPKDAIAAQIRTLIAAGTPEIVLTGVDITAYGADTPEGPHLGRLIRHLLDAVPEMTRLRLTSLDPVEIDDDTFRLLVEEPRLMPHVHLSVQAGDDMILKRMKRRHLRADVLDVARRLRAARPDIALGADVIAGFPTETDEMFANGLALIDEADITHLHVFPFSPRPGTPAARMPQVRGEVVKARARALRDAGQRRMAALLDTWVGRTATMVAEANGHGRTDHYLPIAFETDGLTNAPEVGTVARVKITRHDGATLYGIPA; encoded by the coding sequence ATGACCGACGCCGTCCGCGTCGTCACCTTCGGCTGCCGCATGAACGCCTACGAGTCCGAACTCATGAAGGGCCATGCGGAACAGGCGGGGCTGACCGACGCCATTCTCGTCAACACCTGCGCCGTCACCGCCGAGGCGGAGCGCCAGGTGCGCCAGACCATCCGCAAGCTCCATCGCGAAAGCCCGGAGGCGAAGATCATCGTCACCGGCTGCGCCGCCCAGCTCGCGCCGGAAAAATACGCGGAGATGGACGGCGTCGCCCGCGTCCTCGGCAACCGCGAGAAACTCACACGCGAAGGCTACGCGGCGGACGCCGCCGGACCGATCCACGTCACCGACATCATGACCGCGCGGGAAACCTCCAGCCACATGATCGAGGGCTTCGACGGCCGGGCGCGCGCGTTCGTGCAGGTGCAGCAGGGGTGCGACCACCGCTGCACCTTCTGCATCATTCCGTTCGCGCGCGGGCCGAACCGCAGCCAGCCGAAGGACGCGATCGCCGCGCAGATCCGCACCCTGATCGCCGCGGGCACGCCCGAGATCGTGCTCACCGGCGTCGACATCACCGCCTACGGCGCGGATACGCCGGAAGGCCCGCACCTCGGCCGCCTGATCCGCCACCTGCTCGACGCCGTGCCGGAGATGACGCGCCTGCGCCTCACCTCGCTCGACCCGGTGGAGATCGACGACGACACCTTCCGCCTGCTGGTCGAGGAACCGCGCCTGATGCCGCACGTCCACCTCTCGGTGCAGGCGGGCGACGACATGATCCTCAAGCGTATGAAGCGCCGCCACCTGCGCGCCGACGTCCTCGACGTCGCCCGCCGCCTGCGCGCCGCGCGGCCGGACATCGCGCTCGGCGCCGACGTCATCGCCGGGTTTCCCACCGAAACCGACGAGATGTTCGCGAACGGCCTGGCCCTGATCGACGAGGCGGACATCACCCACCTCCACGTCTTTCCGTTCTCGCCGCGCCCCGGCACCCCGGCGGCGCGGATGCCGCAGGTCCGGGGCGAGGTCGTCAAGGCGCGCGCCCGCGCGCTGCGCGACGCCGGGCAGCGGCGGATGGCGGCGCTGCTCGACACCTGGGTCGGCCGCACCGCGACGATGGTGGCGGAGGCGAACGGCCACGGCCGCACCGACCATTACCTGCCGATCGCCTTCGAAACCGACGGGTTGACGAACGCGCCCGAAGTCGGCACCGTCGCCCGGGTCAAGATCACCCGCCACGACGGCGCCACGCTTTACGGAATCCCGGCATGA
- the dapF gene encoding Diaminopimelate epimerase, with amino-acid sequence MNTNAAHTGLAGRRFRKMHGLGNDFVIFDARVEALALAPAEIAAIADRRLGVGCDQLIVIEPGDDAADAFMRIYNADASEVSACGNATRCVGRILMEESGASDVRLRTRAGLLRARRATDGRITADMGPARLDWQEIPLASPCDTARVPFALGPLVEPVAVSMGNPHAVFFVPAVAAIDLETLGPAVETDSLFPEKTNVEIVEDLGHGRLRMRVWERGVGITRACGTGACATLVAAARRNLAGRSGTVVLDGGELDIAWADDGHVLMTGTATLAYEGALGELETGKPE; translated from the coding sequence ATGAACACCAACGCGGCACATACCGGCCTCGCCGGGCGGCGCTTCCGCAAGATGCACGGACTCGGCAACGATTTCGTGATCTTCGACGCGCGCGTCGAAGCGCTCGCGCTCGCGCCCGCCGAGATCGCGGCGATCGCCGACCGCCGCCTCGGCGTCGGCTGCGACCAACTGATCGTGATCGAGCCGGGCGACGACGCCGCCGACGCCTTCATGCGGATCTACAACGCGGACGCCTCCGAAGTTTCCGCCTGCGGCAACGCCACCCGCTGCGTCGGCCGGATCCTGATGGAGGAGAGCGGCGCCTCGGACGTGCGGCTGCGCACCCGGGCCGGGCTGCTGCGCGCCCGCCGCGCCACCGACGGCCGGATCACCGCCGACATGGGACCCGCGCGCCTCGACTGGCAGGAAATTCCGCTCGCCAGCCCGTGCGACACCGCGCGCGTGCCGTTCGCCCTCGGGCCGCTGGTCGAGCCGGTGGCGGTGTCGATGGGCAACCCGCACGCGGTGTTCTTCGTCCCCGCGGTCGCCGCGATCGACCTCGAAACCCTCGGCCCCGCGGTCGAAACCGACAGCCTGTTCCCCGAAAAGACCAACGTCGAGATCGTCGAGGACCTCGGCCATGGCCGCCTGCGCATGCGGGTGTGGGAACGCGGCGTCGGCATCACCCGCGCCTGCGGCACCGGCGCGTGCGCCACCCTGGTGGCGGCGGCGCGCCGCAACCTCGCCGGGCGCAGCGGCACCGTGGTGCTCGACGGCGGCGAACTCGACATCGCGTGGGCCGACGACGGCCACGTGCTGATGACCGGAACCGCGACCCTCGCCTACGAAGGCGCGCTCGGCGAACTCGAAACCGGAAAACCCGAATGA
- a CDS encoding conserved hypothetical protein (Evidence 4 : Homologs of previously reported genes of unknown function): MPRPRKLRAVCADAPACYYKPRGIPMRQLHEAVLPLDGLEALRLADVEGLDQSAAAERMEISRPTFSRLLAEARAIVAQALTRGWALRIEGGPVVMRGPGCSGRRRRDPPVEGPRRADPDHPQGDES; the protein is encoded by the coding sequence ATGCCGCGTCCGCGCAAGCTCCGGGCGGTGTGCGCCGATGCGCCCGCCTGCTACTACAAGCCCCGGGGAATTCCGATGCGGCAGTTGCACGAGGCGGTCCTGCCGCTCGACGGTCTGGAGGCGCTGCGCCTCGCCGACGTCGAGGGCCTGGACCAGAGCGCCGCGGCGGAGCGGATGGAGATTTCGCGCCCGACCTTCTCGCGGCTGTTGGCCGAGGCGCGCGCCATCGTCGCGCAGGCGCTGACTCGCGGCTGGGCTTTGCGTATCGAGGGCGGTCCGGTGGTGATGCGGGGGCCGGGATGCTCCGGCCGCCGCCGCCGCGATCCGCCGGTTGAGGGCCCGCGGCGCGCGGACCCGGATCATCCACAAGGAGACGAGTCATGA
- a CDS encoding Major facilitator superfamily MFS_1: MAPRDAAPPPRATSDTPFFRVFPPLMLPMFLGVVDQTIVATALPAISADLGDVERISWVVISYLIAATVAAPVYGRLGDALGRRNMMFVALGVVAVSSLMCAASPTLSALAFARVLQGLGGGGLMALAQSLIGEAVPPRERARYQGYLATVFVTSNAFGPLAGGYLTEAFGWRSIFLINIPVAVLAAWLVWRFLDARAPGGERFRFDFPGLGWFVLFIVPALLGLERIQSAGTPFTPAVGALVAVSLLSLALLLRRERRAPHPLLPFALLRKPDIWRPDALAACHGAALVSLITFVPIYLRVARGTAASEIGLLMLPIAVGIGAGSMATGWLVSRTGRTTLFPSLALIPVVGLLLLLAVFPLSLAGVAATLAICAFLMGSVMGVVQVTVQVAAGSAMLGAATGSVAFARSVGAAFGTALASMLLFASVAAIDAEAARHFAALVEYGPAALEGLAPEVRDTVMRAMGQGFGLVFTLIAGYVACGCALAWTIPMKRL, translated from the coding sequence GTGGCCCCTAGAGATGCCGCGCCGCCGCCCCGGGCGACGAGCGACACCCCGTTCTTCCGCGTGTTCCCGCCGCTGATGCTGCCGATGTTCCTCGGCGTCGTCGACCAGACCATCGTCGCCACCGCGCTGCCGGCGATCTCCGCCGACCTCGGCGACGTGGAGCGGATTTCGTGGGTGGTGATTTCGTACCTGATCGCCGCCACCGTCGCCGCGCCGGTCTACGGCCGCCTGGGCGACGCGCTCGGCCGCCGCAACATGATGTTCGTGGCGCTCGGCGTGGTGGCGGTGTCGTCGCTGATGTGCGCCGCCTCGCCGACTCTTTCCGCCCTCGCGTTCGCACGGGTGCTACAGGGGCTGGGCGGCGGCGGGCTGATGGCGTTGGCGCAGTCGCTGATCGGCGAGGCGGTGCCGCCGCGCGAGCGCGCCCGCTATCAGGGCTACCTCGCCACCGTGTTCGTCACCTCCAACGCCTTCGGTCCGCTCGCGGGCGGTTATCTGACCGAGGCGTTCGGCTGGCGCTCGATCTTTCTCATCAATATCCCGGTGGCGGTGCTCGCGGCGTGGCTGGTGTGGCGCTTCCTCGACGCGCGGGCGCCGGGCGGCGAACGGTTCCGCTTCGATTTCCCCGGTCTCGGCTGGTTCGTGCTGTTCATCGTTCCGGCGCTGCTCGGGCTCGAACGCATCCAGTCGGCGGGGACGCCTTTCACCCCCGCGGTCGGCGCGCTGGTGGCGGTGTCGCTGCTGTCGCTGGCGCTGCTGCTGCGCCGCGAGCGCCGCGCGCCGCATCCGCTGCTGCCGTTCGCGCTGCTGCGCAAGCCCGACATCTGGCGGCCCGACGCGCTCGCCGCCTGCCACGGCGCGGCGCTGGTGTCGCTGATCACCTTCGTGCCGATCTATCTGCGCGTCGCGCGCGGCACCGCCGCCTCGGAAATCGGCCTGCTGATGCTGCCGATCGCGGTCGGGATCGGCGCGGGGTCGATGGCCACCGGCTGGCTGGTGAGCCGCACCGGACGCACCACCCTGTTTCCGTCGCTGGCGCTGATTCCGGTGGTCGGGCTGCTGCTGCTGCTGGCGGTGTTCCCGCTGTCGCTGGCGGGCGTGGCGGCGACGCTCGCGATCTGCGCGTTCCTGATGGGCTCGGTGATGGGAGTGGTGCAGGTGACGGTGCAGGTGGCGGCGGGGTCGGCGATGCTCGGCGCGGCGACCGGCTCGGTGGCGTTCGCCCGTTCGGTCGGCGCGGCGTTCGGCACCGCGCTCGCCTCGATGCTGCTGTTCGCCTCGGTCGCGGCGATCGACGCCGAGGCCGCGCGCCACTTCGCGGCGCTGGTGGAATACGGCCCGGCGGCGCTCGAAGGGCTCGCGCCCGAGGTGCGCGACACGGTGATGCGGGCGATGGGGCAGGGCTTCGGCCTGGTGTTCACGCTGATCGCGGGGTATGTCGCCTGCGGTTGCGCGCTCGCCTGGACGATCCCGATGAAGCGCCTTTGA
- a CDS encoding Signal recognition particle receptor FtsY (fragment), translating to MSETETTGWLARLRQGLARSSSRLATGIAALFSRRILDEAALQDLEDLLITADIGVSTSARLVEALRGRNLGRDVSADDVRAALAEEIETILEPVAKPLAFDASRKPHVVLVVGVNGAGKTTTIGKIAKTLKDQGLGVVMAAGDTFRAAAVEQLQVWGKRTGCPVMARETGADAAGVAFDALKLATARKDDVLLIDTAGRLHNRKELMQELEKISRVLKKLVPDAPHTTLLVLDATTGQNAHQQVDIFKEMVKVDGLAMTKLDGTAKGGVVVSIAEKHGIPVHYAGVGEAAEDLRPFSARDYARGLMGLPLGE from the coding sequence ATGAGCGAAACCGAAACCACCGGCTGGCTCGCGCGCCTGCGCCAAGGGCTCGCCCGCTCCTCCTCCCGCCTCGCCACCGGCATCGCCGCGCTGTTCTCGCGCCGCATCCTCGACGAAGCCGCCCTCCAGGACCTCGAGGACCTGCTGATCACCGCCGACATCGGCGTGTCCACCTCGGCACGGCTGGTCGAGGCGCTGCGCGGGCGCAACCTCGGCCGCGACGTCTCCGCCGACGACGTCCGCGCCGCGCTCGCCGAGGAGATCGAGACCATCCTCGAACCGGTCGCGAAGCCGCTGGCGTTCGACGCGTCGAGGAAACCCCACGTCGTCCTCGTCGTCGGCGTCAACGGCGCGGGCAAGACCACCACCATCGGCAAGATCGCCAAAACCCTCAAGGACCAGGGCCTGGGGGTGGTGATGGCGGCGGGCGACACCTTCCGCGCCGCCGCGGTGGAGCAGCTCCAGGTGTGGGGCAAGCGCACCGGCTGCCCGGTGATGGCGCGCGAAACCGGCGCGGACGCCGCGGGCGTCGCCTTCGACGCGCTCAAACTCGCCACCGCGCGCAAGGACGACGTGCTGCTGATCGACACCGCCGGACGCCTGCACAACCGCAAGGAACTGATGCAGGAACTCGAAAAGATCTCGCGCGTGCTCAAGAAACTGGTGCCCGACGCGCCGCACACCACCCTCCTGGTGCTCGACGCCACCACCGGCCAGAACGCCCACCAGCAGGTCGACATCTTCAAGGAGATGGTCAAGGTCGACGGTCTCGCGATGACCAAGCTCGACGGCACCGCCAAGGGCGGCGTGGTCGTCTCGATCGCCGAGAAGCACGGCATCCCGGTCCACTACGCGGGCGTCGGCGAAGCCGCCGAGGACCTCCGCCCGTTCTCCGCCCGCGACTACGCCCGCGGCCTGATGGGCCTGCCGCTCGGCGAATGA